TTTTCTTGAATACTAGAAAGATCGATGGTAGAGgattttttagattataaaaactaaaatactcATAAATTtcctaatttttctaaaaaatagcaTGGCCATGATCAACACCATTCATgtgatatttatatttgtttatttttatattttaaaaataatttttattttattttattttaaattaatttttgagtgtttttagatattttaatgtcagaaataattttaaaatatatatatattattctgatatatttttaagtaaaaaagctattttaaaaaataattattattagaataAAACCATTTCTAAATTAATTCTCAAATTTGATGCCTGCATCATTAAATCCTGCCTGATCAAACAAAGGGAAAAGAAAGCagagaatattaatttttccaatttGCAATCCCCAAAACTCTTAACCAGATTTCAATAAATGCATTGGATTCACCTAGAAGGTCTTAGAATTAGGAcaaccaaacaaataaaaaaacaaaatccacatGTCAAgtaaagagagggaaaaaaccTGCAacagaaaattacaaaaatgccGTCATCCACATGTACAAACCCAAAAACCGACACCTAATTTCCAAGCCATATATACAAACCCAAAATCCCAAggttttttccctctctttactaaaaaagagagggaaacgAACACGGAAACGACATCAATGAAGTCTTGAGAAACAGCATATATAACATGGGATCCCCACAAACTCAGACCCACAAACAGAAACAGCCGAGTCTTGAAACGAGACCAAATTTTCCAAGTGTGGATTTTGCAGGAAAGACAAAGGGTCAACCCGCGAGTAAAGAGAAATAAACCAGTGCTGATATTCCTTTGGACTGCAAGCCGTATGAAAATCTGAATTTTTGGAGGAGCCATCTTGTGCCATATCCTAAGGAAGGAGATGGATCTCAaggttttaaagttaatttgttttggtatgtttttttattgtttttggtttttattaaataaataacataaaaaaaagttttattttttcattaagattaaagatattaataaaaaaaagagagagacaaaAACGTATACTTGcatatttgtttatttcaatatcatttaaatgattattgtttttacaaaaaaaaataaaaaattagacattatataattaaataaaaaaattaaagtgttctttataatacaacaacaaatatcttaatttgcATCTGCTTCACGGTTTTTTAACCTAGTTtttagttaatattaaaatctctttttaataGTTGTTGGCAAATATAATCAtcaatctattttattaaatatatgcatcaaattttaaattttaagttcataattaaaatcttttttattattagaaaacactttatcaacactaacatattttttttcatgttaaataaaaattttagtcTTGCTACGCGGAAAAATTATCTATTATAAagactaatttatttaatatgattttgcAACAAGGCAATATGTTCAGTACATGACACTCTAGAGACATTATTTCATATGATTTTGCAACAAGACAATATTAATTGCAGACCTCCGGTGTTTCATAGATTATGATACATGGGTGATCAAGAGCTAGCTTATCAAGGATAAACTTCAATGAGAGATCTTAAACCCAGAACTGGGTTGATCTTATAGTTACTGAAGCCAGCATCAGTGAATAGTTTGGCCCATTCTTTctcgtttctttcttttcctgtgACCAAGATCATCATCAGCATATCAAAGAAGAGCTGTGTCTCAGTTGAACCTTCTACCTCTTTATTGTTCTCCACCACCATATCTATGATAATCAGCTTTCCTCCTTCTCGGCCCTTAATTGCCTCCTTGCATTGCTTGAGTATTTTCACGCATTCCTCGTCATTCCAGTCATGAAGAATCCACTGATTGTCATCAATAAcgaaataaaaacatgttagaaGTATTAATAGTCTAAACTGAAAGAAaccagtaattttattttttttaagttttggtgTTATATATGCTTAGTAATACTGTTTTGATCAgttaaaaaaagtcatttcaCCTTCAGCAGAATTGCATCTGCTTGAGGAATTGCCTCGAACATGTCTCCACCAAGATATTTCAAGTTTTCACTTCCCTCCAAACCAGCTACCACATGTGGGAGATCAAAGACTGTGCAATCCAAATGCTGGAATTCTTTAGCTATTGCCTTGGCCACAGTTCCAGTGCCACCCCCAACATCAACCAACGAATTTAACCCTTCGAAAACTCCCTTGCACTCATTTACCAACACACTCGAAACCAATCGAGCATCACTTGCCATAGCTTcattaaagaaatgattgagCTTTGTTTCATGGCCAGCATATTCCCAAAGTGTCCTTTGATGGGCCGTATAGAACGAGGAAGGGACATCATTTTGGAACCAAACGCTTACATAATGCCATGGTTGTGTTAAAATTGGATCAAGCATGGCTAGCAAGAATGGTGTTACACTGAAAGGGTTGTCCTTGATAAGGAGTTGAGAAGCATTGGTGAGAACATAGCCTTCTCCTTCAGTCTCTCCACTATTATTTTGTGTCGCAAAGAAACCAGAATGGACCAGTACGCGCATGAGGCGATAGACTCCAGGGGCTTTGGATGGGTGAATGGGCAAGACAGCGACAAGTTCAGAAAGGGTCATGGGTTTTCCATGATTATGGATAACATCCGGTATGCCTAGTTGAATAGCACATTTTAGAGACATTGAGTTTACGAAGTTGAAGATGTGATTCCAAACATGAGCTTGAGCTTGAAGTAGCTCAGCACCATGCATTTTCCCTAGACTGTCTCTAGATTTTTAAGGTTTGATATATACTATGAACTTGTATGATCGACATTGGAATGCTTAGACTATATATAGAAGAGGATGTGACACTCGGGGGCGAGGGGGGGATaagtaatataataaaatataatatttattttactttattgtacatgagttgtaaaaaaatctgtataatttagttttattcaaataatttactataaacatataatgatctttgtataaggtaaaagatttgaagaaataccaaattaaatcaaaacaacgaagttaatttcatcttcataatatattcatcactttaatgttgttggtctttatatctttcaaatataaacatacaaagtatataagaaacattagctaaaacgaagtattatttatgttcaataaactttgaaataaagcataaaataataaagaactaTTCTCACTAATCAACGCAGGTTCTTTGTAAATTGAGGCGCATTGAAGTTGCTCAATCATAACTTTGTAAATTGAGGCGTATTGAAGTTGCTCAATCATAACTTTAACATTACACATTGGAGATGGTTCACTAGGCTGcgagttatcaatattttttttttgataaaaaatcaaaattttcttattttgttcatggttcaacctaaaattaaaacatatatcgtgagaaaaaattgataattttggtgattCTGCTAAAaacagaacataaaaaaatcaaagtataatcaaaacaaaccaataaaatatatctaattaattcaaaaaaaagcactataacaagaattcaaaaaacaattggtaaAATTAGCAGATCTAAGAtaaaaatgaagcaaaaatagtagaattatatatataaaaaacctcctcaaattaataacaaacatctcaaaacaaaataaaaatagattttaaatttaagttaccttattttgtttgatgaaaaataaattaattgatggcTCTGCTTCAATTTTTCtgttaaaaaattttacttatgatttatatttatatttttgtttttgaccgGCTGCAGAATTTATTGCGCAaagtaatgattttatatttacagGATTTATATTAGTGCTacgtaaattaattttaaaaaaattagattg
This genomic interval from Populus nigra chromosome 11, ddPopNigr1.1, whole genome shotgun sequence contains the following:
- the LOC133668003 gene encoding trans-resveratrol di-O-methyltransferase-like produces the protein MHGAELLQAQAHVWNHIFNFVNSMSLKCAIQLGIPDVIHNHGKPMTLSELVAVLPIHPSKAPGVYRLMRVLVHSGFFATQNNSGETEGEGYVLTNASQLLIKDNPFSVTPFLLAMLDPILTQPWHYVSVWFQNDVPSSFYTAHQRTLWEYAGHETKLNHFFNEAMASDARLVSSVLVNECKGVFEGLNSLVDVGGGTGTVAKAIAKEFQHLDCTVFDLPHVVAGLEGSENLKYLGGDMFEAIPQADAILLKWILHDWNDEECVKILKQCKEAIKGREGGKLIIIDMVVENNKEVEGSTETQLFFDMLMMILVTGKERNEKEWAKLFTDAGFSNYKINPVLGLRSLIEVYP